CCCGATGAGATAGATGTAATCACGTCTGCATTTGATATGACTCCTCCAACGCTTATAACAAGTATCATACAGATGCTTAAGAAAAAATCTTTTTAAGGAATTATAATCTTTTTTTAATGAAATTAATAGATTTTATTGGAGAAGGATCGATTTCTGATAATACAGCACGATATATTGAGGTAAAATCAAAAAAATAAATCAAATTTATTAGTTTAGTTAAAATATCACCAGAAGCAGAAAAAACTTCTTTATATTCAATATCATTAGAATTGAAAAATTCTTTAAGGATTTTCCACCTCTCTTTTGTTTTAACAAAATCATCTTTTCCTTGCAACAAAATTGGTTGAATGTTAGGTGGAACTTCCCAAGCAACAATTTCATTATGACAAGCTTCAATCATATCTTCAGCTAGAGCGTGCATTTTTGCATTTTCATTCAAGGAGTTCTTGAATCTAATGGCAGCTGCTTGTAAGCCCCATGGATAAAAAATTAATGGAATCCCTCTAATCCAATTTGCAAGATTTAAGGAAGGATTTTCTTCGGATAAAAAGGATGATGAGATTTCATTTTTTAGATTTTTTAGCTGAGAAATCGATTCTTCAATTCCATTTTTTGCTAAAGGAATTACAGGTTCAAGAACCTTAAGCATTGAATATAAAAAAACAGTAAAAGAAGCTCTGGGAGAATGAATTTCAGGTATTTTTTTAAAATTAATATTATTTTTTATGCAAAATTCTTCCATTTTCCCTCCTGACGAAAAGCTAACAATCTTGCAACCTATTTTTTTTGCAGCTTCTCCAATAATCTCTAAACTTCGTACAAAAGCCCGTTTCAGAGTGTCATTATAGCTAAAATCTTCTTTGCTCATCCCTTCTGAGTGCTTAATGAGATAGTTAGTTTCATCAAGAATATGCCGCAGGAACTCAAGAGGTGAAATTGACATATTCCACTTCCTTTAATATATAAGGGCGGATGTACGGACTCATTGAATCGGTAGTAACCAATTCAATTTTTTTCCCCAAAAGGTCTTCCAAAAGAAATGAAAGCTGCATGAAGTTATCAAAGGTTTTTTTACCCTTATCAAATTCAACCATCAGATCTATATCGCTGTTTTTATTTTGTTCTTCTCGAACAAAAGATCCAAACAAGCCGAGTTTCTTTACACCGAGGGTTTTAATACTCTTCCGATTTTGTTGGATGATTGATAAAACGTCTTTTTTTGAGTTAATCCGTTTATTCATCCTTTACTCCTAAGATTATCAAGCAATCATAACCCGCTTCTTAACTTCTGCGCAAAGCTGCTCCGACTCCTCCTTCGTCGGCGCCTCGGCAATCACCCGGATTATCGGCTCGGTATTCGACGGCCGGATATGAATCCACGACTTATCGCGGACGATTTTGACGCCGTCGGTGAAATCGAGTTTCTCGTTTGAGTAAGCTTGCTGAATTTTTTCCAAAGCGGCTTTCGGGTCCAAATCCCGCAATTCAACTTTATCTTTGGTAATGACGTATTTCGGCAAAGTATCGTTCAACTCCCTGATGGTTCCGCCAAATTCCGCCAACTGCTGCAAAATGAGCGCGATGCCCACGGGAGCGTCCCGTCCTAAATGAATATCGGGCAGAATCACGCCCCCGTTCCCTTCACCGCCAATCACCGCGCCAATCTCGCGCATTTTCTTGGCGACGTAAATTTCGCCGACTTTGGTTCTCACAACCGATGAACCATGCTGCTCTGCGATATCTTCAGTCATCCGCGAAGTTGATGCATTGATAACCACCGGACCGGATTTTTTGCCAAGCATAAATTTGACCGCGAGTGCGAGCGTTTTTTCTTCTCCGAGAGGCTCACCTTTTTCGGAAACCAGGGCGAGCCGGTCTGAGTCCGGGTCGACTGCAATACCGATGTCGGCAGTTTCTTTTTTCACTGCTTCGCAAAGTTCGGTCAGATTTTCCGGCACCGGCTCAGGATTTCTCGGGAAAATCCCGGTGGGTTCGCAATTCAAAAGCACAACTTCACAACCGAGCTCATTTAGAAGTTGGGGAACCATGTTTGAACCGGAGCCGCAAACACAGTCCAAGACCACTTTAAATCTACGCTCTTTAATTTTGTTCAAATCAATATATTCTAAATTTAGGATAGCTTGAAGATGCTCTTCAATTGCCTTGGAATATTTGACGGCGATGCCAATTTTATCCCACGCTGCAAAAGGGAAAGACTTACTTTCTGCGATTTTGATGACTTCCTGACCTTGTTCAGCGTCCAGAAACAAACCGTCCGGGCCGATGAGTTTCAACCCGTTCCACATGATTGGATTGTGGCTGGCCGTAATCATAAGTCCTCCGTTCGCTTCGAGACTCTCGACCGCTAATTGAGTCGTCGGAGTCGGGCAAACGCCAATATCCAAAATGTCACAGCCAACAGCCATCAGCCCGGAAAAGACCGCGTTTTTGAACATTTCGCCGCTGACCCGGGAGTCTCTTCCGACGACAACTTTGCCGCTTTTTACATAAGCGCCAAAAGCCTGTGCAAAACTGGTGACCACTACCGGGGTCAACCCTTGACCGACAATCCCACGAACTCCGGAGACGCTTACCATTAATTTAGACAAAAAATATTCTCCTCATCTCATTGGCAACAAGATAAAGTTTTTTAAAAAATAATGCAAAGAGATTTTGTACCCTTGTTGGTTTGTAGTTCAAGCTTTAGCTTGCTAATGCCAGCGTAAAGGCTGGACTACGAACTTAAAACCCTCTCCAAATCCTGCTTCGTATTTATGTTCCAAAGAATACTTTCATCGCCAATCTCAAGTTCATAAACCTTATCCGAATGGCTGCGAACAATTTCAGAGGTTTTTTGGGTTGGGTTCGCGATGAGGATTTCATGAAAAAGCCATTTAGGAAGCAGCGGCGGATGTCCGCGCTTACCGTTGAGGGTCGGGATCACAATTTTATCAGAATTTTCTTCAGAAACTTTTCGAATCTTAGCGATTATATCTGGGCCAATCTGCGGTTGATCCACCAGGGCCAAAAAAACACCGGTGCAGTTGGACTTCAAATTTTTCACTCCGGCCTGAACTGAAGAAAATTGACCAAGTGAGTAATTTTTGTTGATTGTAAAGTCGTCAGGACGGAGGTTTAATTCTTTCGCAATTTGCTCTGCCTTATATCCCAGAACGATTAAAACATCCTCGATTCCAGCATTTCTGAAATTTTGGAGGATAGTTTCGAGAAAAGTTTGCTTACCGAACTGAACGAGGGGTTTAAGTTCACCCATCCGGGTAGATTTACCCGCGGCTAAAATGATTGCGGAGAACAATGGTTTGAGCTTGAAACTAATTTTTTCTCAACTTATGTTTCAGTTTTTCAAGTACTTTTAAATCTTCTAAATCTTTGGCGCGACCTGCGGCGCTCTTCATTTTTATTAAATCGTCGAGACTGGCAAAATACGCTTCGGTTGAGCCGATTTTACTTTTAACTTTATTTTTCCAAACCTCATCAAAAGAATTACCCGCCACAAAAGGATGAATATCTGTTTCGAAAATATATTGGCGAATTAAGATTTTCTTTTGTTGCATATCCTCTTCAGATATATCCGTAACATCATAACCAAATTCCGACAGAGCTTTTAAAGTCCTTTTTACATTTTCTTTATTCCTTTGAATAAAAATGTCCACATCCAGAGTAGCTCGTGAATAACCATGAACGGGGAAAGCGGTTGCTCCGATAATAACAAACTTGACTTTATTTTCGTTTAATAATCTCAGAAGGTTTTCGATGTCCATTGTCAATCAGCATTTGTGCTATTTCTCTGGATTTTCGAAACATCATTTCGAAACGTTGTTGTGTGGTTAGCGAAAGTTGATAATCTATTTCAAACTCCAATTCCTTCTCGCTGTCATCTTTTTCTAATTTTAAAATCGGTGACATAATGAGTAAAACATACACATCCGCCAGTCCAAAGTCAACTAAACTGGCGGCTCAAGTTTGAAACCTGCATCCTTCAACCCACAAAGCAATGTTTTCACAGGCTTAAGTCCATCAGAGAGGATTGATATATAATCTTTACACAAAATTTAAAACTGTTAAGGGAGAGGACCATATAATGGTCGAAGGCTGTGGAAGGCTATATTAAAAGGGGGGGATGGTTTTCCAGAAAAAAGTGGAAGGCTATAACCCCCGTCGACTACCGTAATTTTTTAATTTTTTCAGATAATTTTAAAAGCCTTAAATGTCGTAATCTGAATTTTTTACCAACCCGAAAGGAAAGCCAAGCCACTTGTCTTTATCGATACCAAAAATTTTGTTTGCACCATTTTTTTAAGTATTTTTTCTATTTCCAGTCGACAATAAGACCGAGCCATGTAAAAAGCTGTCTCACCAAAATTGTCTTTAGCATTGATATTCACAGAGTGTGAAGCTAAAGTCTCAACTACATAACACATATCGTTCACTATTGTGTCTTCGAGTTCCCATGAGTATTTTTGAGTGATTTCCGCAGGTAGTCCTCTCCCCACAGCCGCAAAGTGGAGTGGGGTTCTTCCATGTTATCCGCAACATCAACTTTTGCACCACTATTGATTAATAATTCAACCATTCTGCGATCCCACATGCCCGCAGAAATATGCAATACTGTAATCGAATCTTGAGATGAATTGGGGTCTACACCGCGAGCAAGAAGTTTCCTCACTGTGAGTAAGTCGCCCTTTATGGCAGCATCGTAAATTTCACTCATTGTGTCTTAAGGTGAATTCTCTTGTCCGTTTCCCAGATAAGAAACAATAATTATTTATCAAACTTCACATCTCGTCTGCATAAGGTTGTTGCCGTTGTGGTAAGAGGTCTCATAAAATGTAAAAAAATCTTATATAAAATACAAATAAATAAGAATATGAATTTTCATCATAATTTACATGAGTAAAAGAACTAATCATTGATATCAGCCTTGAATGTTTCCTCTGAGAATTTTTAGTTCTTCATCTACTATATTTTTGAAATAATCCTGATCAATAAGTCCTTTCAGACTATCCATAAATTCGTCAACCTTTTTTTTATCAGAATCAACTTCGGAAAACAAAATTTCTTTTATACTATTGGGGAGACCCTTAAGAAGTGCCCTTGCGTATGTCTTTCTCACCGCTGAGACCCAATCACCCTTGTCGGTATTTT
This is a stretch of genomic DNA from candidate division KSB1 bacterium. It encodes these proteins:
- a CDS encoding ankyrin repeat domain-containing protein — its product is MSEIYDAAIKGDLLTVRKLLARGVDPNSSQDSITVLHISAGMWDRRMVELLINSGAKVDVADNMEEPHSTLRLWGEDYLRKSLKNTHGNSKTQ
- a CDS encoding DUF86 domain-containing protein, whose protein sequence is MSISPLEFLRHILDETNYLIKHSEGMSKEDFSYNDTLKRAFVRSLEIIGEAAKKIGCKIVSFSSGGKMEEFCIKNNINFKKIPEIHSPRASFTVFLYSMLKVLEPVIPLAKNGIEESISQLKNLKNEISSSFLSEENPSLNLANWIRGIPLIFYPWGLQAAAIRFKNSLNENAKMHALAEDMIEACHNEIVAWEVPPNIQPILLQGKDDFVKTKERWKILKEFFNSNDIEYKEVFSASGDILTKLINLIYFFDFTSIYRAVLSEIDPSPIKSINFIKKRL
- a CDS encoding nucleotidyltransferase, whose amino-acid sequence is MDIENLLRLLNENKVKFVIIGATAFPVHGYSRATLDVDIFIQRNKENVKRTLKALSEFGYDVTDISEEDMQQKKILIRQYIFETDIHPFVAGNSFDEVWKNKVKSKIGSTEAYFASLDDLIKMKSAAGRAKDLEDLKVLEKLKHKLRKN
- the glmM gene encoding phosphoglucosamine mutase, whose amino-acid sequence is MSKLMVSVSGVRGIVGQGLTPVVVTSFAQAFGAYVKSGKVVVGRDSRVSGEMFKNAVFSGLMAVGCDILDIGVCPTPTTQLAVESLEANGGLMITASHNPIMWNGLKLIGPDGLFLDAEQGQEVIKIAESKSFPFAAWDKIGIAVKYSKAIEEHLQAILNLEYIDLNKIKERRFKVVLDCVCGSGSNMVPQLLNELGCEVVLLNCEPTGIFPRNPEPVPENLTELCEAVKKETADIGIAVDPDSDRLALVSEKGEPLGEEKTLALAVKFMLGKKSGPVVINASTSRMTEDIAEQHGSSVVRTKVGEIYVAKKMREIGAVIGGEGNGGVILPDIHLGRDAPVGIALILQQLAEFGGTIRELNDTLPKYVITKDKVELRDLDPKAALEKIQQAYSNEKLDFTDGVKIVRDKSWIHIRPSNTEPIIRVIAEAPTKEESEQLCAEVKKRVMIA
- a CDS encoding nucleotidyltransferase family protein is translated as MFSAIILAAGKSTRMGELKPLVQFGKQTFLETILQNFRNAGIEDVLIVLGYKAEQIAKELNLRPDDFTINKNYSLGQFSSVQAGVKNLKSNCTGVFLALVDQPQIGPDIIAKIRKVSEENSDKIVIPTLNGKRGHPPLLPKWLFHEILIANPTQKTSEIVRSHSDKVYELEIGDESILWNINTKQDLERVLSS
- a CDS encoding nucleotidyltransferase family protein, coding for MNKRINSKKDVLSIIQQNRKSIKTLGVKKLGLFGSFVREEQNKNSDIDLMVEFDKGKKTFDNFMQLSFLLEDLLGKKIELVTTDSMSPYIRPYILKEVEYVNFTS